From Aedes albopictus strain Foshan chromosome 1, AalbF5, whole genome shotgun sequence, one genomic window encodes:
- the LOC109431133 gene encoding tau-tubulin kinase homolog Asator, with the protein MEDLLQAGHVVKERWKVLKKIGGGGFGEIYEGQDLITREQVALKVESARQPKQVLKMEVAVLKKLQGKEHICRFIGCGRNDRFNYVVMQLQGKNLAELRRSQARGAFSLSTTLRIGLQILRSIESIHSVGFLHRDIKPSNFAIGRLPCNNRKIYMLDFGLARQYTTGTGEVRCPRAAAGFRGTVRYASLNAHKNREMGRQDDLWSLFYMLVEFVTGQLPWRKIKDKEQVGLLKEKYDHRLLLKHLPSDFKYFLDHIQSLNYADKPDYAMLVTLFERCMKRRGVKETDPFDWEKTEENNADHAGGEAKVVNAAVPKSELIKKHKDIELTEKRKVIPDSVKVMHTEPIESIKPQNANNVNANAKLPNPAGGGTGTGQQNANNNNNNVQNEKYGVDPLDPRLRQAFKDALIASQEGTKVKPEIPLVRAHTDVNKVSKHGGSRLRILTAPPVNIKDFASSIDSLQQQHSQANEITNFSEAKSKLKTEADEVSCTPGDGQLTGGIGATNGQQSTTDGGQPNSLTQRQSLHLGGKSLRSFATQSAKYRSLADDKSCRDFSITQHAIIDDENASQHQTPKYQGALTLASQWKSQFDDSDDSTDGLWKGEQHSENASKKNAQQLEQKSQAQSLHQPQPAIAAADQLPLQQKQQQHKQNNNTSTSAIVNNGTTNIATTTTTTTTTTNNPAAIAAAEAADLANNLNS; encoded by the exons ATGGAAGACTTGCTTCAGGCTGGCCACGTGGTCAAAGAGCGGTGGAAG GTCCTGAAAAAGATCGGCGGCGGCGGTTTCGGCGAGATCTACGAAGGCCAGGATCTGATCACGCGGGAACAGGTCGCCCTGAAGGTGGAATCCGCGCGCCAGCCGAAGCAAGTCCTTAAGATGGAGGTGGCCGTCCTGAAGAAGCTGCAGG GTAAAGAGCACATCTGCCGCTTCATCGGGTGCGGCCGGAACGACCGGTTCAACTACGTGGTGATGCAGCTGCAGGGCAAAAACCTGGCCGAACTGCGGCGCTCGCAGGCCCGCGGGGCGTTCTCGCTGAGCACCACGCTCCGGATCGGGCTGCAGATACTCAGATCGATCGAGTCCATTCACTCGGTTGGGTTTCTTCATCGTGATATTAAGCCA AGCAACTTCGCCATTGGAAGGTTACCGTGCAATAATCGTAAAATTTACATGTTGGATTTTGGTTTGGCCAGGCAGTACACCACCGGTACCGGTGAGGTGCGATGTCCCCGGGCAGCGGCCGGCTTCCGCGGCACTGTTAG GTATGCTTCGCTGAATGCGCACAAAAATCGAGAAATGGGTCGGCAGGACGATCTGTGGTCGTTGTTCTATATGCTTGTTGAGTTTGTTACAGGCCAGCTTCCGTGGCGTAAAATTAAGGATAAGGAACAA GTGGGTTTGTTAAAGGAGAAATACGATCATCGTTTGCTACTCAAGCACTTGCCTTCAGATTTCAAGTACTTCTTAGATCACATCCAATCGCTTAACTACGCCGACAAGCCGGACTACGCT ATGCTAGTAACCCTGTTCGAGCGCTGCATGAAGCGACGCGGTGTGAAGGAAACCGATCCGTTCGATTGGGAAAAGACAGAGGAGAACAATGCCGACCATGCCGGCGGAGAAGCCAAAGTAGTAAACGCAGCCGTACCAAAGAGTGAACTAATTAAGAAACACAAGGATATCGAACTGACGGAG AAACGCAAAGTGATTCCAGACTCTGTCAAGGTGATGCACACGGAGCCGATCGAATCGATCAAGCCCCAGAACGCCAACAATGTGAACGCAAACGCAAAGCTTCCGAATCCGGCCGGTGGAGGAACGGGAACCGGTCAGCAGAatgcaaataataacaacaacaacgTCCAGAACGAGAAGTACGGCGTGGATCCGTTGGATCCACGGCTACGGCAGGCGTTCAAGGACGCCCTGATTGCGAGCCAGGAAGGCACTAAGGTGAAG CCGGAGATTCCACTGGTCCGGGCCCACACTGACGTGAACAAGGTGTCGAAACACGGAGGTAGCCGGTTACGGATCCTAACGGCACCACCAGTCAACATAAAAGACTTTGCGTCCTCGATCGACAGTCTACAGCAGCAGCACTCGCAGGCCAACGAAATCACCAATTTCTCGGAGGCGAAATCGAAGCTGAAGACCGAAGCGGACGAGGTTAGCTGTACCCCAGGTGATGGGCAGCTAACGGGTGGGATCGGGGCGACCAACGGTCAGCAGAGTACCACAGACGGGGGTCAACCGAACTCCCTAACCCAGCGGCAGTCGTTGCACTTGGGCGGCAAAAGCCTACGGTCTTTCGCCACCCAGTCGGCCAAGTACCGGAGCTTGGCGGACGACAAGAGCTGTCGGGACTTTTCCATCACCCAGCATGCCATAATCGATGACGAGAACGCTAGTCAGCACCAGACGCCCAAGTATCAGGGAGCTTTGACACTGGCCTCGCAGTGGAAGAGCCAGTTTGATGATTCGGACGATTCGACCGATGGACTGTGGAAGGGCGAGCAACATTCCGAAAACGCATCAAAGAAGAATGCCCAGCAGCTGGAGCAGAAGTCACAGGCGCAATCGCTGCATCAACCGCAGCCAGCGATTGCAGCTGCCGATCAGTTGCCActgcagcagaagcagcagcaacaCAAGCAAAACAACAACACATCGACGAGTGCTATTGTTAATAATGGAACTACTAATATTGCTACTACTACCACTACAACTACCACAACTACAAACAACCCAGCCGCAATCGCAGCCGCAGAAGCAGCAGACCTTGCAAATAATCTCAATTCTTAA